A DNA window from Acomys russatus chromosome 7, mAcoRus1.1, whole genome shotgun sequence contains the following coding sequences:
- the Adm gene encoding pro-adrenomedullin yields MKLVSVVLMFLGSLAFLGVDAAQLDTSSQFRKKWSKWALSRGKRELQVSSSYHSGLADEKTVPTETLGRLQDKQSTSRSPQASTQNAAHIRVKRYRQSMNQGSRSSGCRFGTCTVQKLAHKIYQFTDKDKDGFAPRNKISPQGYGRRRRRSLSEVLPARTGVSPQEHTQAAPASQAHQVISKIFRI; encoded by the exons ATGAAGCTGGTTTCTGTCGTCCTGATGTTCCTGGGTTCACTCGCCTTCCTAGGCGTGGACGCCGCACAGCTAGACACGTCCTCGCAGTTCCGAAAGAA GTGGAGTAAGTGGGCGCTAAGTCGTGGGAAGAGGGAACTGCAAGTATCCAGCAGCTATCACTCGGGGCTCGCTGATGAGAAGACAGTTCCTACCGAGACTCTTGGTCGGCTCCAGGATAAGCAGAGCACGTCTAGAAGCCCTCAAGCCAG CACTCAGAATGCAGCCCACATTCGAGTCAAACGCTACCGCCAGAGCATGAACCAGGGCTCTCGCAGCTCTGGATGCCGCTTCGGGACCTGCACAGTGCAGAAATTGGCCCATAAGATCTACCAGTTCACAGACAAAGACAAGGATGGTTTTGCCCCGAGAAACAAGATCAGCCCTCAAGGCTATGGCCGCCGGCGCCGGCGTTCCCTGTCGGAGGTTCTCCCGGCTCGGACAGGGGTGTCCCCCCAAGAGCACACGCAAGCAGCCCCAGCCTCCCAGGCGCACCAAGTCATCTCCAAGATCTTTAGGATTTAG